A stretch of the Sulfuritortus calidifontis genome encodes the following:
- the der gene encoding ribosome biogenesis GTPase Der gives MKPTLVLVGRPNVGKSTLFNRLTKSRAALVHDLPGLTRDRHYGHGRVGDKPFLVVDTGGFEPVADTGILAEMAKQTLQAVDEGDVIIFLVDGRTGLAPQDKIIAERLRRTGRPLFLAVNKAEGMARDSVVAEFHELGLGEPVAISGAHGEGVRELIELALAPFPAEPEEAAEDHPKIAIVGRPNVGKSTLVNTLVGEERVIAFDEPGTTRDSIFVDFERNGRKYTLIDTAGVRRKGRVTEAVEKFSVIKTLQAIEDANVAVLVLDAQQDVADQDAHIAGFIQEAGRALVVAVNKWDAVDSYRREQVKREIALKLGFLDYAKFHFISALHGSGVGDLLKSVNEAYAAAMAKLPTPKLTRVLQEAVAKHAPAKTGLFRPKPRYAHQGGSNPPIIVIHGNALEHMADSYRRYLENTFREAFKLQGTPLRVEFKANVNPYEGKKPKPLTEKEAKRAHRQRIRRRKIFSK, from the coding sequence ATGAAACCCACCCTCGTCCTGGTCGGCCGCCCCAATGTCGGCAAGTCCACCCTGTTCAATCGGCTGACCAAAAGCCGGGCCGCGCTGGTGCACGATCTGCCGGGCTTGACCCGCGACCGTCACTACGGCCATGGCCGGGTCGGCGACAAGCCCTTCCTGGTGGTCGATACCGGCGGTTTCGAACCGGTGGCCGACACCGGCATCCTGGCCGAGATGGCCAAGCAGACCCTGCAGGCGGTGGATGAGGGCGACGTCATTATCTTTCTGGTCGACGGCCGCACCGGCCTGGCGCCACAGGACAAGATCATCGCCGAACGCCTGCGCCGCACCGGCCGGCCGCTGTTCCTGGCGGTGAACAAGGCCGAGGGCATGGCGCGCGACTCGGTGGTGGCCGAGTTCCACGAGCTGGGCCTGGGCGAGCCGGTGGCCATCTCCGGCGCCCACGGCGAAGGCGTGCGCGAGCTGATCGAACTGGCCCTGGCGCCGTTCCCGGCCGAGCCGGAAGAGGCGGCCGAGGACCACCCCAAGATCGCCATCGTCGGCCGGCCCAACGTCGGCAAGTCCACCCTGGTCAACACCCTGGTCGGCGAGGAGCGGGTGATCGCCTTCGATGAGCCGGGCACCACGCGCGACTCCATCTTCGTCGATTTCGAACGTAATGGCCGCAAGTACACCCTGATCGACACCGCCGGGGTACGGCGCAAGGGCCGGGTCACCGAGGCGGTCGAGAAGTTCTCCGTGATCAAGACCCTGCAGGCGATCGAGGACGCCAACGTCGCCGTGCTGGTGCTCGACGCCCAGCAGGACGTGGCCGACCAGGATGCCCATATCGCCGGCTTCATCCAGGAGGCCGGCCGCGCCCTGGTGGTGGCGGTGAACAAATGGGATGCGGTGGACAGTTACCGGCGCGAGCAGGTCAAGCGCGAGATCGCCTTGAAGCTGGGCTTTCTCGATTACGCCAAGTTCCACTTCATTTCCGCCCTGCACGGCAGCGGCGTGGGCGATCTGCTCAAATCGGTGAACGAGGCCTATGCCGCCGCCATGGCCAAGCTGCCCACGCCCAAGCTGACCCGGGTGCTGCAAGAGGCGGTGGCCAAACACGCCCCGGCCAAGACCGGCCTGTTCCGGCCCAAGCCGCGTTATGCCCACCAGGGCGGCAGCAACCCGCCCATCATCGTGATCCACGGCAACGCCCTGGAACACATGGCCGACAGCTATCGCCGCTATCTGGAAAACACCTTCCGCGAGGCCTTCAAGTTGCAGGGCACGCCGCTCAGGGTGGAATTCAAGGCCAACGTGAACCCCTACGAGGGCAAGAAACCCAAGCCCTTGACCGAGAAAGAGGCCAAGCGCGCCCATCGTCAGCGCATCCGCCGACGCAAGATTTTCAGCAAATAA
- the bamB gene encoding outer membrane protein assembly factor BamB produces MNPIVIAALTASLLSGCGTMDKMGGWVGGWFGGGVAKVKPAELVEFKQTVSLSRAWDVSVGSGAPFSFVPGSDGQAVYAAGKDGRLVKIDIASGRELARADIGRPISAGVGVGDGLVLVGTLKGEVLAFRSGDLKPAWSATLAGEILSAPVVGYGVAVIRSNNGSIYLLESADGKLRWAQSRSLPALTLREAGSLVMDRRAIYAGHAGGKLSALSLANGAPLWEVSVALPRGATELERIADITGNLAADERMVCAAAYQGRVACFDAREGQPVWGRELSSLSGVDMDARQLYVTDDHAAVYAYDRERGVNLWKQDKLRDRRTSTPLVLDRWVAVGDYQGYVHLLNREDGAFAARIGTDGGAIRGPMLALDRGFIVQTANGGVYAFRIQESGIRNP; encoded by the coding sequence ATGAATCCGATCGTGATCGCCGCACTGACCGCCAGCCTGCTGAGCGGCTGCGGCACCATGGACAAGATGGGTGGCTGGGTCGGCGGCTGGTTCGGCGGCGGCGTGGCCAAGGTCAAGCCGGCGGAACTGGTCGAGTTCAAGCAGACCGTCAGCCTCAGCCGTGCCTGGGACGTCAGCGTCGGTAGCGGGGCGCCCTTCAGCTTCGTCCCGGGCAGCGACGGTCAGGCGGTCTATGCCGCGGGCAAGGACGGCCGCCTGGTCAAGATCGATATCGCCTCCGGCCGCGAGTTGGCCCGGGCCGACATCGGCCGGCCGATCTCCGCCGGCGTCGGCGTGGGCGACGGCCTGGTCCTGGTCGGCACCCTCAAGGGCGAGGTGCTGGCCTTCCGCAGCGGCGACCTGAAGCCGGCCTGGAGCGCCACCCTGGCCGGCGAGATCCTGAGTGCCCCCGTGGTCGGTTATGGCGTGGCCGTCATCCGCTCCAACAACGGCAGCATCTATCTGCTCGAATCGGCCGACGGCAAGCTGCGCTGGGCGCAAAGCCGCAGCCTGCCGGCGCTGACCCTGCGCGAGGCGGGCAGCCTGGTCATGGACCGGCGGGCGATCTACGCCGGCCATGCCGGCGGCAAGCTCTCCGCCCTGTCCTTGGCCAACGGCGCGCCCTTGTGGGAAGTGAGCGTCGCCCTGCCGCGCGGCGCCACCGAACTGGAGCGTATCGCCGATATCACCGGCAACCTGGCGGCCGACGAACGCATGGTCTGCGCCGCCGCCTACCAGGGCCGGGTCGCCTGCTTCGACGCGCGCGAGGGTCAGCCGGTCTGGGGCCGCGAGCTGTCCAGCCTGAGCGGCGTCGACATGGATGCCCGCCAGCTCTATGTGACCGACGACCACGCCGCCGTCTATGCCTATGACCGCGAGCGTGGGGTCAACCTGTGGAAACAGGACAAGCTGCGCGACCGCCGCACCTCGACCCCCTTGGTCCTGGACCGCTGGGTCGCGGTCGGCGACTACCAGGGCTATGTCCACCTGCTCAACCGCGAGGATGGCGCCTTCGCCGCCCGGATCGGCACCGACGGTGGCGCCATCCGCGGCCCCATGCTGGCGCTCGACCGCGGCTTCATCGTGCAGACCGCCAACGGCGGCGTGTACGCCTTCAGAATCCAGGAATCGGGGATCAGGAATCCGTGA